A genome region from Penaeus vannamei isolate JL-2024 chromosome 20, ASM4276789v1, whole genome shotgun sequence includes the following:
- the LOC113817221 gene encoding pro-resilin-like, with product MKVFAVFALLVAVASAIPEEGYNYQAPGGQGSQFPTGTGGAQYPSVPAQYAFQWDVNHEPSGNFYGHKEQREDANTQGSYYVQLPDGRRLLVEYYVDASGYHPTVTFEGEAQYPSGGNRGYGQSGQGSSQGSPSQLYGAPSK from the exons ATGAAG GTATTTGCTGTGTTTGCCCTTTTGGTGGCTGTGGCGTCAGCGATTCCTGAAGAAGGCTACAACTACCAGGCTCCAGGAGGTCAGGGATCCCAGTTCCCGACCGGGACGGGAGGGGCACAGTACCCCTCCGTGCCCGCCCAGTACGCCTTCCAGTGGGACGTGAATCATGAACCTTCAGGGAACTTTTACGGCCACAAAGAGCAGAGGGAAGATGCCAACACTCAGGGAAG TTACTACGTCCAGCTGCCCGACGGTCGACGTCTCCTGGTCGAGTACTACGTGGACGCCTCCGGTTACCATCCCACCGTCACCTTCGAGGGAGAGGCGCAGTATCCTTCAGGAGGGAATCGGGGATACGGCCAGTCCGGTCAGGGGTCGAGCCAAGGTTCTCCTTCGCAGTTATATGGCGCTCCCTCTAAATAG